A stretch of the Archangium violaceum genome encodes the following:
- a CDS encoding TIGR02270 family protein: protein MMDVYEEHLSEAGFLWTRWERCLASPTVDLTAAEAQEERLLAHMDGLAFGGPEVAERLLILTLELEAPAEVASAAFALLASGQDGAKHVLERLEVGEGPALAGIQRALELDDSLAAAALLPLLSSSSVDAQAVVLEALVFRRAVPPSTLARFLSHADPRLQATALLGLEGHPEESVRKALHAALDAPQVHVRNAALVSGLIAGLRRAWDKCEKWAAEPSAVGAQARVLLALGGSEQDVTRLVKLLDVPELRSSTLWALSFSGQLAAAEACLAWMEEDRGTAALAAEAFSAITGLPLEGAYVGPSREDEAEEPIPLEEEDLDADLVPGPEDALATPAPDAVAAWWKEARARFDPGTRYLRGIPFSAQSLLGALHQEPMRRRGVLALELAIRSRGQFRLEARAFTRRQASELARALAAPASISPRRFDGLMTQG from the coding sequence ATGATGGACGTCTACGAGGAGCACCTCAGCGAGGCGGGCTTCCTCTGGACCCGGTGGGAACGCTGCCTGGCCTCACCAACCGTGGACCTCACGGCCGCCGAAGCCCAGGAGGAGCGGCTCCTGGCCCACATGGACGGACTCGCCTTCGGTGGCCCCGAGGTCGCCGAACGGCTGCTCATTCTCACCCTCGAGTTGGAAGCACCGGCAGAGGTGGCCTCGGCTGCATTCGCGCTGCTCGCGAGCGGTCAGGACGGAGCGAAGCATGTCCTGGAGCGGCTCGAGGTGGGCGAGGGTCCGGCCCTCGCTGGAATCCAACGGGCCCTGGAGCTCGACGATTCGCTGGCGGCCGCAGCGCTCCTCCCGCTGTTGAGCTCTTCCAGCGTGGATGCCCAGGCGGTGGTGCTCGAAGCGCTGGTGTTCCGGAGGGCCGTGCCTCCCTCCACCCTGGCGAGGTTCCTCTCACACGCCGACCCGAGGCTCCAGGCTACCGCACTGCTGGGCCTGGAGGGACACCCCGAGGAGAGCGTCCGGAAGGCGCTGCACGCCGCGCTCGACGCTCCCCAGGTGCACGTACGGAATGCGGCGCTCGTTTCGGGGCTGATTGCCGGCCTCCGAAGGGCCTGGGACAAGTGCGAGAAGTGGGCTGCGGAGCCCTCGGCGGTCGGCGCGCAGGCGAGGGTGCTCCTAGCCCTCGGGGGAAGTGAGCAGGATGTCACCCGGCTCGTGAAGTTGCTGGACGTCCCGGAACTGCGTTCCTCTACCCTGTGGGCGCTAAGCTTCAGCGGCCAATTGGCGGCCGCGGAAGCGTGTCTCGCTTGGATGGAGGAGGACCGGGGGACAGCCGCGCTCGCCGCGGAGGCGTTCTCCGCCATCACCGGGTTGCCGCTCGAGGGCGCCTATGTGGGTCCTTCTCGGGAGGATGAAGCCGAGGAACCCATTCCCCTGGAGGAGGAGGACCTCGACGCCGACCTCGTCCCCGGCCCGGAGGATGCGCTGGCCACTCCGGCGCCTGATGCGGTCGCCGCCTGGTGGAAGGAGGCACGAGCACGCTTCGACCCGGGCACCCGCTATCTGCGGGGCATCCCCTTCAGCGCACAGTCGCTCCTCGGGGCGCTCCACCAGGAGCCGATGCGCCGACGGGGGGTGCTGGCACTGGAGCTGGCCATCCGGAGCCGGGGGCAGTTCCGGCTCGAAGCCCGGGCCTTTACCCGCCGTCAGGCGTCCGAGCTGGCCAGAGCGCTCGCCGCCCCAGCATCCATCTCGCCCCGCCGCTTCGACGGGCTGATGACCCAAGGCTGA
- a CDS encoding ISAs1 family transposase: MRASLTSSAAQPVLDQKLLEGKQGEATAFPELFKRVVEKFGRHFEYVTVDAGMTSAANARVVREAGKHYLMALKENFHRLHDKAWVALAVAPVKVRTRERTSGEWVERELRVVDKPPEEDFPGAQQWVWVRQTRTRDGELPKVETRLFLTSIPTGQLSPERMLTLVRRHWGIENGPNWTADVVLEEDSASPSLRGNAPLVLSWLRLLAYNLLALVRTHLPTRDKRPQSFARTMEVLYQGLLGLAVLPESLATLA, translated from the coding sequence CTGCGCGCCAGTCTCACCAGCAGCGCGGCCCAGCCGGTGCTCGACCAGAAGTTGCTGGAAGGCAAGCAGGGAGAGGCGACGGCGTTCCCGGAGTTGTTCAAACGGGTGGTGGAGAAGTTCGGGCGGCATTTCGAGTACGTGACAGTGGACGCGGGAATGACGAGCGCGGCCAATGCGCGGGTGGTGAGGGAGGCGGGCAAGCACTACCTGATGGCGCTCAAGGAGAACTTCCACCGGCTACATGACAAGGCGTGGGTGGCGCTGGCGGTGGCGCCAGTGAAGGTGCGCACGCGCGAGCGGACGAGCGGGGAGTGGGTGGAGAGGGAGTTGAGGGTGGTGGACAAGCCGCCAGAGGAGGACTTTCCCGGCGCCCAGCAATGGGTATGGGTGAGGCAGACGCGAACCAGAGACGGCGAGCTGCCGAAGGTGGAGACGCGGCTGTTCCTCACCTCCATTCCCACAGGGCAACTGTCCCCGGAGCGGATGCTGACGCTGGTACGCCGGCACTGGGGGATTGAGAACGGGCCCAACTGGACAGCGGACGTGGTGCTGGAGGAGGACAGCGCCTCGCCCAGCCTGCGAGGCAATGCACCCCTGGTGCTCAGCTGGCTGCGTTTGCTGGCCTACAACCTGCTGGCCCTGGTGCGCACGCACCTGCCGACTCGCGACAAACGGCCCCAAAGCTTCGCACGCACCATGGAGGTGCTCTACCAGGGCCTGTTGGGTCTGGCCGTGCTGCCCGAGAGTCTGGCCACACTTGCCTGA
- a CDS encoding DUF6484 domain-containing protein, with translation MDTTGQLLVDFEGNPASPLVAQTVVTLMPAIMQEAVSTRQRVVLIFANGDPGLPVIMGFIQPTVSTPLVNAVLAQSEQKAHEQMDVSVDGKSVTIEGKDEIVLKCGQASITLRRNGKITLKGVYVESHATGTNRIKGGSVQVN, from the coding sequence GTGGATACCACGGGACAGCTCCTCGTTGACTTCGAGGGGAACCCCGCCAGCCCACTCGTAGCGCAAACGGTCGTCACCCTGATGCCCGCCATCATGCAGGAAGCCGTGAGCACCCGTCAGCGCGTGGTGCTCATCTTCGCCAACGGCGACCCGGGCCTGCCCGTCATCATGGGCTTCATCCAGCCAACTGTCTCCACACCCCTCGTGAATGCCGTCCTCGCGCAGTCCGAGCAGAAGGCCCACGAGCAAATGGATGTCTCGGTGGACGGAAAGAGCGTCACCATCGAGGGCAAGGATGAGATTGTCCTAAAGTGTGGTCAGGCCAGCATCACCCTGCGACGCAACGGCAAGATCACCCTGAAGGGCGTGTACGTGGAGAGCCATGCAACCGGGACCAACCGCATCAAGGGGGGCTCGGTCCAGGTGAACTGA
- a CDS encoding DUF4150 domain-containing protein, with protein sequence MSTKVFANGRGIASEDSGGQSIVFPDVCKTPTPGGPVPIPYPNTGMSSDASKGPTSVTVNGKMPMVKGAQYKQTAGDEAGTAGGGVVSGSTKGPAEFMMYSFDVKFEGKNVCRLGDPLFHNKKNIMG encoded by the coding sequence ATGAGCACGAAGGTCTTCGCCAACGGTCGGGGCATCGCCAGCGAGGACAGCGGGGGACAGAGCATCGTGTTCCCCGATGTGTGCAAGACGCCCACGCCTGGAGGGCCCGTCCCGATTCCCTACCCGAACACGGGCATGTCCTCGGACGCCTCGAAGGGCCCGACGTCGGTGACTGTCAACGGCAAGATGCCCATGGTGAAGGGCGCTCAGTACAAGCAGACGGCGGGCGACGAGGCGGGCACGGCCGGCGGAGGCGTCGTGAGCGGCTCCACCAAGGGGCCGGCGGAGTTCATGATGTATTCCTTCGACGTGAAGTTCGAAGGCAAGAACGTATGCCGCCTGGGCGACCCGCTCTTTCACAACAAGAAGAACATCATGGGCTGA
- a CDS encoding imm11 family protein, with amino-acid sequence MTGLYFDLFDDVYIPGRWHLDDPVDQQGQEIRTWQFVRGEPAHVDARIRIPIYVPGRPLDFSLLAGATIPVVHARVAAVFAELAPGDVQLIPVDVDGQSEPYVLLNITRVVKCIDDEASDEVRHWEPGDDRPDKTGQYRSVIGMRIDPSKVGDARVFRTWGWSPAIIISEEVKQALERMGATGAKFKEVTGPSTVSAEEREQDRKSRELFEQADTARETVWCTLGSLDREVFMPIAMSGSWPGHRQLWRVIRREAGRTLLVTHGLSDPFIERLEPSVGFGLELALEVDAAVKDILKGWPLMLLDRVADEVAEHEHVRESVKAGLFSMEVSGKGIPKSLVTEEGRVAVLLGVESRSLPSHFSIPYGEVKLVTVKALLPSELAYLLEHGAEGQAELAQRFAENGEEHLSRFRRKPVA; translated from the coding sequence ATGACGGGACTGTACTTCGATCTGTTCGACGACGTTTACATCCCGGGTCGCTGGCACCTGGATGATCCCGTGGATCAGCAGGGGCAGGAGATTCGTACCTGGCAGTTCGTACGGGGTGAGCCCGCTCACGTCGATGCGCGGATCCGGATTCCCATCTATGTCCCGGGCAGGCCGCTCGACTTCTCCTTGTTGGCGGGTGCGACCATCCCCGTGGTTCATGCCAGGGTGGCGGCTGTCTTCGCCGAGCTGGCGCCCGGTGATGTGCAGCTGATTCCGGTGGATGTGGACGGACAGAGCGAACCGTACGTCCTGCTCAACATCACGCGTGTCGTGAAGTGCATCGACGACGAGGCATCCGACGAGGTGCGCCACTGGGAGCCGGGGGATGACAGGCCCGACAAGACAGGCCAGTACAGGTCCGTGATTGGCATGCGCATCGACCCCTCGAAAGTGGGCGATGCCCGAGTGTTCCGTACCTGGGGATGGAGCCCGGCCATCATCATCTCCGAGGAGGTAAAGCAGGCCCTGGAGCGCATGGGCGCAACGGGGGCGAAGTTCAAGGAGGTCACCGGCCCCAGCACCGTCAGCGCGGAGGAGCGCGAGCAGGACCGGAAAAGCCGCGAGTTGTTCGAGCAGGCGGACACCGCTCGTGAAACGGTTTGGTGCACCTTGGGGTCGCTGGACAGGGAGGTCTTCATGCCCATCGCCATGAGCGGCTCGTGGCCAGGTCACCGGCAGCTCTGGCGCGTCATCCGTCGCGAGGCGGGGCGTACGCTGCTCGTCACCCACGGGCTCTCGGACCCCTTCATCGAGCGCCTGGAGCCCTCAGTGGGCTTCGGTCTGGAGCTCGCCCTGGAAGTGGACGCGGCCGTGAAGGACATCTTGAAAGGGTGGCCCCTGATGCTGTTGGACCGAGTGGCGGATGAAGTCGCCGAGCACGAGCACGTGCGCGAGAGCGTGAAGGCGGGCCTCTTCTCCATGGAGGTGTCCGGAAAGGGCATACCCAAGTCCCTCGTCACCGAGGAGGGCAGGGTGGCCGTGCTGCTGGGCGTGGAGTCACGCTCGTTGCCGAGTCACTTCTCCATCCCGTATGGGGAGGTGAAGCTCGTCACCGTCAAGGCGTTGCTGCCCTCGGAGCTGGCGTACCTGCTGGAGCACGGCGCGGAGGGGCAGGCCGAGCTGGCGCAGCGGTTCGCGGAGAACGGCGAGGAGCACCTGTCGCGTTTCAGAAGGAAGCCCGTGGCGTAG
- a CDS encoding DUF4150 domain-containing protein, with protein MSTKVFANGRGIASEDSGGQSIVFPDVCKTPSPGGPVPIPYPNTGMSSDASKGPTSVTVNGKMPMVKSAQYKQTAGDEAGTAGGGVVSGSTKGPAEFMMYSFDVKFEGKNVCRLGDPLFHNKKNIMG; from the coding sequence ATGAGCACGAAGGTTTTCGCCAACGGCCGGGGCATCGCCAGCGAGGACAGCGGGGGACAGAGCATCGTGTTCCCCGACGTCTGCAAGACACCCTCGCCTGGAGGGCCCGTCCCGATTCCCTACCCGAACACGGGCATGTCCTCGGACGCCTCGAAGGGCCCGACGTCGGTGACCGTCAACGGCAAGATGCCTATGGTGAAGAGCGCTCAGTACAAGCAGACGGCGGGTGACGAGGCGGGCACGGCCGGCGGAGGCGTCGTGAGCGGCTCCACCAAAGGGCCGGCGGAGTTCATGATGTACTCCTTTGACGTGAAGTTCGAAGGTAAGAACGTGTGCCGCCTGGGCGACCCGCTCTTCCACAACAAGAAGAACATCATGGGCTGA
- a CDS encoding DUF2169 family type VI secretion system accessory protein gives MLQLQNDTPFIVNLAILPDERGVDTAYVMVKATFDIQAGALRVAAKQRPLVVADEYWGEPGQSSLKYASEVHLLKPHTDVVLIGEAHAPRGRPVESCPISVKVGSLRKVILVFGDRHWARGVLGPRISAPAPFVTLPLVYERAFGGTHVVDRDNAQVLSEPRNPVGTGFRGKRSHSEMLGTKLPNLEDPFHLIQSPSDQPRPFGVGHVPPSWAPRVALAGTYDDTWRTIRAPYLPLDFKREFFQSSSEGLRASGHLKGGEPVELVNVSPAGTLRFALPRCDLSVTVFIARKRHAPPMQLETVQLEPGHQRLCMLWRGAVSCDKQALKVSLAHIQLKSLEGAV, from the coding sequence ATGCTCCAGCTCCAGAACGACACGCCGTTCATCGTCAATCTCGCGATTCTTCCCGATGAGCGGGGCGTCGACACGGCGTACGTGATGGTCAAGGCCACGTTCGACATCCAAGCTGGGGCGCTTCGGGTCGCCGCGAAGCAGCGCCCCCTTGTGGTGGCGGACGAGTACTGGGGCGAGCCCGGGCAGTCGAGCCTGAAGTACGCAAGCGAAGTTCACCTCCTCAAGCCACACACGGACGTTGTCCTCATCGGTGAGGCACACGCGCCCCGGGGACGTCCAGTGGAGTCATGCCCCATCTCCGTGAAGGTGGGATCGCTTCGCAAGGTGATTCTGGTGTTCGGAGACCGCCACTGGGCCCGGGGCGTGCTGGGGCCGCGAATCTCCGCGCCTGCCCCCTTCGTCACCCTGCCGCTCGTCTACGAGCGGGCCTTTGGTGGCACCCACGTGGTGGACCGAGACAATGCGCAGGTCCTCTCTGAGCCCCGGAACCCCGTGGGCACCGGATTCCGGGGCAAGCGGAGCCACTCGGAGATGCTCGGCACGAAGTTGCCGAACCTGGAGGACCCGTTCCACCTCATCCAGTCCCCGTCGGACCAGCCCAGGCCCTTCGGCGTGGGGCACGTGCCTCCCTCGTGGGCGCCCCGGGTGGCTCTGGCAGGGACCTACGACGACACCTGGCGGACGATCCGGGCTCCGTATCTGCCCCTGGACTTCAAGCGTGAGTTCTTCCAGTCCTCGTCCGAGGGGCTGCGCGCTTCGGGGCACCTGAAGGGCGGGGAGCCGGTGGAGTTGGTGAATGTCTCGCCCGCGGGGACTCTGCGGTTCGCGCTGCCCCGCTGTGACCTATCCGTCACGGTGTTCATCGCGCGCAAGCGCCATGCGCCGCCGATGCAGCTGGAAACGGTGCAACTCGAGCCGGGACACCAGCGCCTGTGCATGCTCTGGCGGGGCGCCGTGTCCTGCGACAAGCAGGCACTGAAGGTGAGCCTGGCCCACATCCAGTTGAAATCCCTTGAGGGAGCCGTGTAA
- a CDS encoding DUF2169 family type VI secretion system accessory protein, with translation MLQLQNDTPFIVNLAILPDERGVDTAYVMVKATFDIQAGALRVAAKQRPLVVADEYWGEPGQSSLKYASEVHLLKPHTDVVLVGEAHAPRGRPVESCPISVKVGLLRKVILVFGDRHWARGVLGPRISAPAPFVTLPLVYERAFGGTHVVDRDNAQVLSEPRNPVGTGFRGKRSHSEMLGTKLPNLEDPSHLIQSPSDQPRPFGVGHVPPSWAPRVALAGTYGDAWRTTRAPYLPLDFKREFFQSSSEGLCASGHLKGGEPVELVNVSPAGTLRFALPRCDLSVTVFIARKRHAPPMQLETVQLEPGHQRLCMLWRGAVSCDKQALKVSLAHIQLKSLEGAA, from the coding sequence ATGCTCCAGCTCCAGAACGACACGCCGTTCATCGTCAATCTCGCGATTCTTCCCGATGAGCGGGGCGTCGACACGGCGTACGTGATGGTCAAGGCCACGTTCGACATCCAGGCCGGGGCGCTTCGGGTCGCCGCGAAGCAGCGCCCCCTTGTGGTGGCGGACGAGTACTGGGGCGAGCCCGGACAGTCGAGCCTGAAGTACGCGAGCGAAGTTCACCTCCTCAAGCCACACACGGACGTTGTCCTCGTCGGTGAGGCACACGCGCCCCGGGGACGTCCAGTGGAGTCATGCCCCATCTCCGTGAAGGTGGGATTGCTTCGCAAGGTGATTCTGGTGTTCGGAGACCGCCACTGGGCTCGGGGCGTGCTGGGGCCGCGAATCTCCGCGCCTGCCCCCTTCGTCACCCTGCCGCTCGTCTACGAGCGGGCCTTTGGTGGCACCCACGTGGTGGACCGAGACAATGCGCAGGTCCTCTCTGAGCCCCGGAACCCAGTGGGCACCGGATTCCGGGGCAAGCGGAGCCACTCGGAGATGCTCGGCACGAAGTTGCCGAACCTGGAGGACCCGTCCCACCTCATCCAGTCCCCGTCGGACCAGCCCAGGCCCTTCGGCGTGGGGCACGTGCCTCCCTCGTGGGCGCCCCGGGTGGCTCTGGCGGGGACCTACGGCGACGCTTGGCGGACGACCCGGGCTCCGTATCTACCCCTGGACTTCAAGCGTGAGTTCTTCCAGTCCTCGTCCGAGGGGCTGTGCGCTTCGGGGCACCTGAAGGGCGGGGAGCCGGTGGAGTTGGTGAATGTCTCGCCCGCGGGGACTCTGCGGTTCGCGCTGCCCCGCTGTGACCTCTCCGTCACGGTGTTCATCGCGCGCAAGCGCCATGCGCCGCCGATGCAGCTGGAAACGGTGCAACTCGAGCCGGGACACCAGCGCCTGTGCATGCTCTGGCGGGGCGCCGTGTCCTGCGACAAGCAGGCACTGAAGGTGAGCCTGGCCCACATCCAGTTGAAATCCCTCGAGGGAGCAGCGTAA